The following coding sequences lie in one Cannabis sativa cultivar Pink pepper isolate KNU-18-1 chromosome 5, ASM2916894v1, whole genome shotgun sequence genomic window:
- the LOC115716497 gene encoding uncharacterized protein LOC115716497 — protein MGIIEVEPPSPLRYIIGAAIMIAGVVLPVGYMMFRNKRVPSSSSYSKQTSKVLI, from the exons ATGGGGATAATAGAGGTTGAGCCACCGAGTCCGCTCAGGTACATCATCGGAGCAGCGATCATGATCGCCGGAGTTGTATTACCCGTCGGTTATATGATGTTTCGTAACAAGCGTGTCCCTTCTTCCTCCTCTTACTCCAAACAGAC GAGCAAAGTTTTGATATAG